In a genomic window of Urocitellus parryii isolate mUroPar1 chromosome 2, mUroPar1.hap1, whole genome shotgun sequence:
- the Sik1 gene encoding serine/threonine-protein kinase SIK1 isoform X1 translates to MVIMSEFSAAPAGADQGQQKPLRVGFYDVERTLGKGNFAVVKLARHRVTKTQVAIKIIDKTRLDSSNLEKIYREVQLMKLLNHPHIIKLYQVMETKDMLYIVTEFAKNGEMFDYLTSNGHLSEDEARKKFRQILSAVEYCHNHHIVHRDLKTENLLLDSNMDIKLADFGFGNFYNPGEPLSTWCGSPPYAAPEVFEGKEYEGPQLDIWSLGVVLYVLVCGSLPFDGPNLPTLRQRVLEGRFRIPFFMSQDCETLIRRMLVVDPAKRITIAQIWQHRWMQADPSLLQQADPTFSVHSYTSNLGDYNEQVLGIMQALGIDRQRTVESLQNSSYNHFAAIYYLLLERLKEYRSTQPSARPGPARPPRPRSSDLSGCEVPQDSLPGDPFRSSLLCPQPQALAQSVLQAEMDCDLQSSLQPFFFPVDVNCNGVFQHRPVSPSSLLDTAISGEARLGPGLEEEQEAREPLPGSTGRRHTLAEVSTHFSPITPPCIVVSSSSTVATASEGTSSDSCLTLSAGESPVGLGSSLATQGLLGTCSPVRLASPFLGAQSATPMLQAQGGLGRAVLLPVSFQEGRRASDTSLTQGLKAFRQQLRKNARTKGFLGLNKIKGLARQVCQSSSSRASRGGLSTLHAPTQSPGLQGSGTSGREGRSLLEEVLQQQRLLQLQHHPTVPPSCQQAPPLPPTSYVLAPCDGPLVSGLPLLPAPLFQAGVSPVMTAARLLDAHLHISAGPAVLPTGSLPPCLSRLAPGCDPAGLPQGDCEMEDLTSGQRGTFVLVQ, encoded by the exons ATGGTGATCATGTCCGAGTTCAGTGCGGCCCCGGCGGGCGCCGACCAGGGCCAGCAGAAACCCCTCCGCGTGGGCTTTTACGATGTGGAGCGGACGCTGGGCAAAGGCAATTTTGCGGTGGTGAAGCTGGCGCGGCATCGAGTCACCAAAACGCAG gttgcaataaaaataatagataaaacaaGATTAGATTCAAGCAATTTGGAGAAAATCTACCGTGAAGTCCAGCTCATGAAGCTCTTGAACCACCCCCACATCATCAAGCTTTACCAG gttatGGAGACAAAGGATATGCTTTACATTGTTACCGAATTTgcaaaaaatggagaaatgtttG ACTATTTAACTTCCAACGGACACCTGAGTGAGGACGAGGCGCGGAAGAAGTTCCGGCAGATTCTGTCGGCCGTGGAGTACTGCCACAACCACCACATCGTCCACCGTGACCTCAAGACGGAGAACTTGCTGCTGGACAGCAACATGGACATCAAGTTGGCGG ACTTTGGATTTGGGAATTTCTACAACCCGGGAGAGCCTCTGTCCACGTGGTGTGGGAGCCCACCCTACGCAGCCCCTGAAGTCTTTGAGGGGAAGGAGTACGAAGGCCCCCAGCTGGATATCTGG AGCCTTGGTGTCGTGCTGTATGTCCTCGTCTGTGGCTCTCTCCCTTTTGATGGGCCCAACCTTCCAACGCTGAGGCAGCGGGTGCTGGAGGGCCGGTTCCGCATCCCCTTCTTCATGTCTCAAG ACTGCGAGACGCTGATCCGTCGCATGCTGGTGGTGGACCCCGCCAAGCGCATCACCATCGCACAGATCTGGCAGCACCGGTGGATGCAGGCCGACCCCTCCCTTCTTCAGCAGGCTGACCCCACCTTCTCTGTGCACAGCTACACCTCCAACCTGGGTGACTACAACGAGCAGGTGCTGGGCATCATGCAGGCCCTTGGCATTGACCGGCAGAGGACCGTGGAG TCACTGCAGAATAGCAGCTACAACCACTTTGCTGCCATTTACTACCTCCTGCTGGAGCGCCTCAAGGAGTACCGAAGCACACAGCCATCGGCCCGCCCCGGGCCTGCCAGGCCGCCCCGGCCCAGAAGCTCAGACCTCAGCGGCTGTGAG GTGCCTCAGGACAGCCTCCCCGGGGACCCTTTCCGATCCTCCCTGCTGTGCCCACAGCCCCAGGCCTTGGCACAGTCTGTCCTGCAGGCTGAGATGGACTGTGACCTCCAGAGCTCCCTGCAG CCCTTCTTCTTCCCAGTGGATGTCAACTGCAATGGAGTGTTCCAGCACCGCCCCGTCTCCCCCAGCAGCCTTCTGGACACGGCCATCAGCGGGGAAGCCAGGCTGGGTCCTGgtctggaggaggagcaggaggctcGGGAGCCCCTGCCTGGCAGCACAGGCCGGAGGCACACACTGGCTGAGGTCTCCACCCACTTCTCCCCAATCACCCCTCCCT GTATAGTcgtctcctcttcctccaccgTGGCCACCGCCTCAGAAGGAACCAGCTCCGACAGCTGTCTGACCCTCTCCGCAGGCGAAAGTCCTGTGGGGCTTGGCAGCAGCCTGGCCACCCAGGGGCTTCTGGGCACCTGCTCCCCAGTCCGACTGGCTTCGCCATTCCTGGGGGCACAGTCTGCCACCCCCATGCTGCAGGCTCAGGGTGGCCTGGGCAGAGCAGTGCTGCTCCCGGTCAGTTTCCAGGAGGGACGGAGGGCATCAGACACCTCACTGACTCAAG GGCTCAAGGCCTTCCGGCAGCAGCTGAGGAAGAATGCGAGGACCAAGGGGTTCCTGGGGCTGAACAAGATCAAGGGGCTGGCCCGCCAGGTGTGCCAGTCCTCCTCCAGCCGGGCCTCCCGGGGCGGCCTGAGCACTCTGCACGCCCCCACCCAGAGCCCGGGTCTGCAGGGCAGTGGCACCAGTGGCCGGGAGGGCAGAAGCCTGCTGGAGGAGGTGCTGCAGCAGCAGAG GCTGCTCCAGTTACAGCATCACCCAACTGTCCCGCCCAGCTGCCAGCAGGCACCCCCGCTGCCCCCCACCTCCTATGTGCTCGCCCCTTGCGACGGCCCCCTTGTGTCAGGGCTCCCGCTGCTGCCCGCCCCCCTCTTCCAGGCCGGTGTGTCCCCCGTGATGACAGCGGCACGGCTTCTGGATGCCCACCTGCACATCAGCGCTGGCCCAGCTGTCCTCCCCACCGGGTCCCTGCCACCATGCCTCTCTCGGCTGGCCCCAGGCTGTGACCCTGCTGGGCTGCCACAGGGGGATTGCGAGATGGAGGACCTGACCTCTGGCCAGCGGGGGACATTTGTCCTGGTACAGTGA
- the Sik1 gene encoding serine/threonine-protein kinase SIK1 isoform X2, which translates to MVIMSEFSAAPAGADQGQQKPLRVGFYDVERTLGKGNFAVVKLARHRVTKTQVAIKIIDKTRLDSSNLEKIYREVQLMKLLNHPHIIKLYQVMETKDMLYIVTEFAKNGEMFDYLTSNGHLSEDEARKKFRQILSAVEYCHNHHIVHRDLKTENLLLDSNMDIKLADFGFGNFYNPGEPLSTWCGSPPYAAPEVFEGKEYEGPQLDIWSLGVVLYVLVCGSLPFDGPNLPTLRQRVLEGRFRIPFFMSQDCETLIRRMLVVDPAKRITIAQIWQHRWMQADPSLLQQADPTFSVHSYTSNLGDYNEQVLGIMQALGIDRQRTVESLQNSSYNHFAAIYYLLLERLKEYRSTQPSARPGPARPPRPRSSDLSGCEVPQDSLPGDPFRSSLLCPQPQALAQSVLQAEMDCDLQSSLQPFFFPVDVNCNGVFQHRPVSPSSLLDTAISGEARLGPGLEEEQEAREPLPGSTGRRHTLAEVSTHFSPITPPCIVVSSSSTVATASEGTSSDSCLTLSAGESPVGLGSSLATQGLLGTCSPVRLASPFLGAQSATPMLQAQGGLGRAVLLPVSFQEGRRASDTSLTQGLKAFRQQLRKNARTKGFLGLNKIKGLARQVCQSSSSRASRGGLSTLHAPTQSPGLQGSGTSGREGRSLLEEVLQQQRPVCPP; encoded by the exons ATGGTGATCATGTCCGAGTTCAGTGCGGCCCCGGCGGGCGCCGACCAGGGCCAGCAGAAACCCCTCCGCGTGGGCTTTTACGATGTGGAGCGGACGCTGGGCAAAGGCAATTTTGCGGTGGTGAAGCTGGCGCGGCATCGAGTCACCAAAACGCAG gttgcaataaaaataatagataaaacaaGATTAGATTCAAGCAATTTGGAGAAAATCTACCGTGAAGTCCAGCTCATGAAGCTCTTGAACCACCCCCACATCATCAAGCTTTACCAG gttatGGAGACAAAGGATATGCTTTACATTGTTACCGAATTTgcaaaaaatggagaaatgtttG ACTATTTAACTTCCAACGGACACCTGAGTGAGGACGAGGCGCGGAAGAAGTTCCGGCAGATTCTGTCGGCCGTGGAGTACTGCCACAACCACCACATCGTCCACCGTGACCTCAAGACGGAGAACTTGCTGCTGGACAGCAACATGGACATCAAGTTGGCGG ACTTTGGATTTGGGAATTTCTACAACCCGGGAGAGCCTCTGTCCACGTGGTGTGGGAGCCCACCCTACGCAGCCCCTGAAGTCTTTGAGGGGAAGGAGTACGAAGGCCCCCAGCTGGATATCTGG AGCCTTGGTGTCGTGCTGTATGTCCTCGTCTGTGGCTCTCTCCCTTTTGATGGGCCCAACCTTCCAACGCTGAGGCAGCGGGTGCTGGAGGGCCGGTTCCGCATCCCCTTCTTCATGTCTCAAG ACTGCGAGACGCTGATCCGTCGCATGCTGGTGGTGGACCCCGCCAAGCGCATCACCATCGCACAGATCTGGCAGCACCGGTGGATGCAGGCCGACCCCTCCCTTCTTCAGCAGGCTGACCCCACCTTCTCTGTGCACAGCTACACCTCCAACCTGGGTGACTACAACGAGCAGGTGCTGGGCATCATGCAGGCCCTTGGCATTGACCGGCAGAGGACCGTGGAG TCACTGCAGAATAGCAGCTACAACCACTTTGCTGCCATTTACTACCTCCTGCTGGAGCGCCTCAAGGAGTACCGAAGCACACAGCCATCGGCCCGCCCCGGGCCTGCCAGGCCGCCCCGGCCCAGAAGCTCAGACCTCAGCGGCTGTGAG GTGCCTCAGGACAGCCTCCCCGGGGACCCTTTCCGATCCTCCCTGCTGTGCCCACAGCCCCAGGCCTTGGCACAGTCTGTCCTGCAGGCTGAGATGGACTGTGACCTCCAGAGCTCCCTGCAG CCCTTCTTCTTCCCAGTGGATGTCAACTGCAATGGAGTGTTCCAGCACCGCCCCGTCTCCCCCAGCAGCCTTCTGGACACGGCCATCAGCGGGGAAGCCAGGCTGGGTCCTGgtctggaggaggagcaggaggctcGGGAGCCCCTGCCTGGCAGCACAGGCCGGAGGCACACACTGGCTGAGGTCTCCACCCACTTCTCCCCAATCACCCCTCCCT GTATAGTcgtctcctcttcctccaccgTGGCCACCGCCTCAGAAGGAACCAGCTCCGACAGCTGTCTGACCCTCTCCGCAGGCGAAAGTCCTGTGGGGCTTGGCAGCAGCCTGGCCACCCAGGGGCTTCTGGGCACCTGCTCCCCAGTCCGACTGGCTTCGCCATTCCTGGGGGCACAGTCTGCCACCCCCATGCTGCAGGCTCAGGGTGGCCTGGGCAGAGCAGTGCTGCTCCCGGTCAGTTTCCAGGAGGGACGGAGGGCATCAGACACCTCACTGACTCAAG GGCTCAAGGCCTTCCGGCAGCAGCTGAGGAAGAATGCGAGGACCAAGGGGTTCCTGGGGCTGAACAAGATCAAGGGGCTGGCCCGCCAGGTGTGCCAGTCCTCCTCCAGCCGGGCCTCCCGGGGCGGCCTGAGCACTCTGCACGCCCCCACCCAGAGCCCGGGTCTGCAGGGCAGTGGCACCAGTGGCCGGGAGGGCAGAAGCCTGCTGGAGGAGGTGCTGCAGCAGCAGAG GCCGGTGTGTCCCCCGTGA